The Methylomonas montana DNA window GGAAGGGAAACAAGCATTGCGTGCGACGATGCAAGCTGAAATCGGTAAAGTCTTGGAAAAGATGACCGGTAAAAATCCCGTCAAGGAAGTGTATTTCACCGAATTTGTAATGCAATAAATGTCTACCGCCGATCTCTTATCGCAAGACGAAATTGATGCGCTGTTACACGGCGTCGATGACGGCGACGTCGATACCGCTGACGAAGATGAATATAGCCGTGGCGCTGCTCGAATCTATGATTTTAATAGTCAGGAGCGTATCGTTCGCGGGCGGATGCCTACCTTGGAAATGGTCAATGAGCGATTCGCTCGCCATTTCCGCATTGCTTTATTTAATTTTCTAAGGCGGGCCGCGGAAATATCGGTCTCCGGTATTCAGGTTCAAAAATTTTCTGAGTTTATTCAAGGCTTGTTTGTGCCAACCAACTTGAATGTGATTCGGATGTCGCCCTTACGCGGAAGGGCGCTAATTGTGATGGAGCCGCGCTTGGTTTTTACTGCGGTCGATAATTTTTTCGGCGGTGGTGGTCAGTTTTATAACAAAGTCGAGGGGCGAGAGTTCACGCCCACCGAAATGCGTATTATCCGCCTGATTATCGAAATGATTTTCAAGGACTTGGTCGAAGCCTGGAAGCCGGTCATGGATATCGAATTTGAGTACATCAATTCGGAAGTCAATCCGCAGTTTGCCAACATCGTCAGTCCTTCGGAAATTGTGGTGATTTCCACAATTCATGTGGAGTTGGAAGGTGGCGGCGGCGATATCAATATCGCCATGCCTTACTCCATGATAGAACCCATCAGAGAGCTACTTGACGCCGTCACCAGTGATCGTGGCGAAGTCGATGGCCGCTGGCAAGATTCGTTGCGGAATGAAATCATGCGTAGCGAAGTCATCGTCAACAGTAAACTGATAGAAAAAGAAATGTCTATTAGTGAAGTAATTGAAC harbors:
- the fliM gene encoding flagellar motor switch protein FliM, which translates into the protein MSTADLLSQDEIDALLHGVDDGDVDTADEDEYSRGAARIYDFNSQERIVRGRMPTLEMVNERFARHFRIALFNFLRRAAEISVSGIQVQKFSEFIQGLFVPTNLNVIRMSPLRGRALIVMEPRLVFTAVDNFFGGGGQFYNKVEGREFTPTEMRIIRLIIEMIFKDLVEAWKPVMDIEFEYINSEVNPQFANIVSPSEIVVISTIHVELEGGGGDINIAMPYSMIEPIRELLDAVTSDRGEVDGRWQDSLRNEIMRSEVIVNSKLIEKEMSISEVIELKKGDVIPIEMPETVLLEVENVPVFRGKLGLSDGNYAIEIVEKMTLDNI